The Polaribacter sp. Q13 sequence ACGCTCAAGACAGGCTCAATGTTTGAGCTCTTTTTTGAGATGCTGATTTTTATCAGCACGAAGAAAAAGCGAGTAGAGAAAGCCTGTTAAAACGCCCAAAAAACAGCTCTTTTATAAACTATTTATCGTTTTTCTAATAGCAACTAGATTAGTTAACAAACCTTCTAAATTGTCTAAATGTAGCATGTTTGCTCCATCACTTTTTGCATTTGCAGGATCAAAATGAGTTTCAATAAATAATCCATCCACGTTATTTACAATTCCGGCTCTAGCAATCGTTTCTATCATATCTGGTCTTCCGCCTGTAACACCTACTTCTTGATTTGGTTGTTGTAAAGAGTGTGTAACATCTAAAATTGTAGGTGCAAACTTTCTCATTTCCGGAATTCCTCTAAAATCTACAATCATGTCTTGGTAGCCAAACATGGTGCCTCTATCGGTAATCCACGCTTTTTCAGAACCAGCATCTTTTACTTTTTGAACTGCATGTTTCATTGCTCCAGGACTCATAAATTGCCCTTTT is a genomic window containing:
- the kdsA gene encoding 3-deoxy-8-phosphooctulonate synthase, with the protein product MDLSLIPNIKHLNSNNFFLLAGPCAIESEEMAMRIAEKVLTITDKLEIPYIFKGSFKKANRSRIDSFTGIGDKKALKILRKVSETFNVPTVTDIHEVSDAIKAAEYVDVLQIPAFLVRQTDLVVAAAQTGKVVNLKKGQFMSPGAMKHAVQKVKDAGSEKAWITDRGTMFGYQDMIVDFRGIPEMRKFAPTILDVTHSLQQPNQEVGVTGGRPDMIETIARAGIVNNVDGLFIETHFDPANAKSDGANMLHLDNLEGLLTNLVAIRKTINSL